ATATAATCCCAAGCGATTGGTCATCTATTCCCGTGACGAAATGAAGCAGTGGGAGATGGCCAAGAAGTTTGAAGGAGACCCACGGGTAGTCTTCATTATTGGCGATGTTCGTGACAAGGACCGGTTGGCACGGGCACTGGACGGCATCGATTATGTGATTCACGCGGCAGCGACCAAAATTGTCCCGACAGCGGAATACAACCCGTTTGAATGCGTCAAGACCAACATTGACGGGGCGATGAACCTGATCGATGCCTGCATCGATCGTGGCATCAAGCGCGTGGTGGCCCTGTCGACAGACAAGGCCAGCAACCCGATCAATTTGTATGGAGCAACGAAACTTGCTTCCGATAAGCTGTTCGTTGCGGGCAATGCCTACGCCGGAACGCACAGTACCCGTTTTGCCGTGGTTCGCTACGGTAACGTGATGGGCTCTCGCGGCTCGGTCATTCCTTTCTTTATGTCCTTGGTGGACACAGGCGTTTTACCCATCACGGATGCTCGAATGACCCGCTTCATGATCACCCTTGAACAGGGGGTTGAGCTCGTCTGGCACGCGCTTGACGACATGCAAGGCGGCGAGATATATGTGAAAAAGATTCCATCCATGACTATCCTGGATATCGCGAATGCTGTTGCGCCGGGAGCCAAGCACAAGATCATCGGTATCCGTCCGGGAGAAAAGATTCATGAGCAGATGATCGGATTGGAGGATGCCCCCCATACTTACGCGTATGAGGATCACTACAAGATTCTTCCGATGATTCATCAATGGTCTACTGACCCCTTGCGCATCAAGGGTGGCACCAAGGTCGAGGAGGGGTTTATGTATACCTCGGACAACAACAAGATATGGATGAATGTGAATGAATTGCAGGGATGGATCGAAGCAAATCGTAAAAAGATCGGTGCGATCTGAGAGGATATGAAACTGCAGATTTTTTTCACCGGCGGCTCCGGCCTACTGGCTCTCAATTGGGCCTTGGCACAGAGGGATCGCTATTCGATTACCTTGGGACTCCACGAGCGCGAAATTGCTCTAGCGGGTGTCCAAACCAGGAAAATCGATCTTGAATCTGTTGATCACCTCATTCGTGCATTTGAAGATGTGCAACCCCAGATCGTTATCCATACGGCCGGCCTTACTAGCGTAGAAAAATGCGAAGCCGACCCGGACCTAGCCGAACGCGTCAATGTACAACTTGCTGCTAATGTCGCTCAAGCTTGCGCAAAGCACGGGTTACCACTGGTGCATATTTCAACCGATCATCTGTTTTCCGGGGTGGCTTCGCTTGCAAATGAAACTTCTCCGGTCAAGCCAATCAACGTGTATGGGCGGACAAAAGCCGAAGCTGAATCACGGGTTCTAGAAGCCCATCCAATGGCGATGGTGATACGAACAAATTTCTATGGCTGGGGCACAAGCTATCGTCATTCATTCAGTGATGTGCTCATTGAAGCACTTCGAGTAGGTAAAGAATTGACCTTGTTTCGGGATGTATTTTACACACCCATACTTGTGGAAACAGCCGCCCAGGCTGTACACGATCTGATCGATCTAAAAGCCAGCGGTATCTTCCATGTGGTGGGTGATGAGCGCATCTCAAAGTACGAGTTTGGACGCAAGCTTGCGCAAGAATTTAAGCTTGATGCCAGTCTCATCAAACCTGGTTACATCACTGACCAAGCCTCGTTAGTCCAGCGACCACACGACATGAGTTTGTCCAATCAAAAAACCCGCAAGTTGCTCGGCAGGCAATTGGGTGGCGTGAACGAACACATCGCAAGACTTCATCAGCAAGAACAATACGGGCTTGCCCAGGAGTTACAGAAATTATGATCCCTTACGGAAAACACCATATTGATGAGGAAGACATCCAGGCAGTCGTGGATGTCTTGAAAAGTGGCATACTGACCCAAGGCCCTGCCATTGAGGCCTTCGAGCAGGCGATTGCTGGATATGTCGGTGTCCAATATGCGGTTGCGGTTTCAAGTGGCACAGCTGCGCTGCATCTTGCTGCCTTGGCAGCTGGTGTCGGCCCGGGAACATCGTTAATTACCAGCCCGATTACTTTTGTTGCCAGCGCCAATGCCGGGCTATATGTTGGCGGGCGTGTTGTTTTTGCAGACATTGACCCAGATACCATCAATATGTCTCCATTGGCTCTCAGAGAGGCTATTGTAAGAAACCCGGATGCGCGCGCAGTAATACCTGTGCACTTTGCCGGCCTGCCATGTGACATGCCGACAATCAAGTCGCTTGCCGACCAAGCCGGTGCAGTAGTGATTGAAGACGCCGCACACGCGCTAGGGGCGCTCTATCCAGACGGGCGGCGCGTTGGTTCCTGCGCATACTCGCTTATGACGATCTTTTCCTTCCACCCTGTCAAGGCGATCGCCGCAGGTGAGGGGGGTATGATCACAACCAACGATGAACCCACCTATCGCAAGCTCTTGCGTTTGCGTAGTCACGGCATTAACAAGCTCAATGACCCCTTTCAATTACCGGAGCAGGCAGAGACCGATGGTGTTCGTGACCCTTGGTATTACGAAATGCAGGAACTCGGCTTTCACTATCGCATCAGCGACATGCAATGCGGGCTCGCACTTTCGCAGCTAAAAAAACTTGACAGATTTATTGCTCGCCGACTTGCTCTGGTTAAGAAATACGATGAGGCGTTTGCTGGTATGCGTAATTGCCGCCCTGCTCAAGCTGTGGGGCGCGAGCAGAGTGGCCATCACCTCTATGTGCTCCAGATTGATTTTGACTCAATTGGTTTGAGCAGAGGGAAGCTAATGCAGGAACTTAAATCACGGGGAATTGGTAGCCAAGTGCATTACATCCCGGTGCCCGCCCACCCCCATTACCGCAGGCTTGGGTTCAGGCCAGAAGACTATCCAAATGCCCAGAAATATTATCAAAAAACGTTGAGCATTCCGCTCTTCTATGACCTGACGGATGACCAACAAGAACAGGTAATCTCATCTATCAAGGAAATGGTAGGGTGAAGCTTGCCCTCGGCACGGTTCAATTCGGCCTACCCTACGGTATTGCCAATCAGGCTGGGCAAGTTACGCGGCACGAAGGAAAGGCCATCTTGCAACTAGCAGCAGACAATGGCATTGATACGCTTGATACAGCCATTGCTTACGGCGAAAGCGAGCAGAGACTTGGTGAGATTGGAATTCAGGGTTGGCAGATTATTTCAAAGTTGCCTGCTATCCCGAATGATTGCACAGATACCTTGCAATGGGTTGCGGAGACAGTCAGAGGTTCTTTGCAACGGCTGAATGTCAAAAGCCTCTACGGTTTGTTGCTACACCGCCCACAGCAGCTTATGGAAAAGAACGGTGAAGACCTTTATCGTGCCTTGCAACAGCTCAAACACGATGGCTTGGTTCAAAAAATAGGTATTTCGATTTACGATCCTTCAGAACTCGACATCCTTTTTGATCGTTTTCAACTCGATCTTGTCCAAGCACCATTCAATATTCTGGATCACCGCCTAATTGATACAGGCTGGATGAATCGTTTGGCGGCGCAGGGTACAGAATTGCATGTGCGTTCAGTATTACTTCAAGGATTGCTATTGATGTCACCAACTGATCGCCCCAAAAAATTCGCTCGTTGGTATCGGCTTTGGTCCGATTGGGATAACTGGCTAAGCATTAACAGGCTGACCCCTTTGCAAGCTTGTCTTTGTTACGCCCTATCGTTTCCCCAAATCAGCAAGGTCATCATTGGCGTTGACAGTCTTGGACAGCTAAATGAAATCCTTCAGGCGATACAAAGCCAAGCTCCTGAAATTCCCGTTGCGATTAAAACTGATGATCTTGATTTGTTAAATCCAGCGCGTTGGAACACGTTGACTTAGTTGGGAAAGTTTGTGTGCTAGCGGCAACTTTGGCAGTTTTGGACACGACGAATCTAGCTATTAAAATATAACTAATCAGAAAATTATGGACTTGCTACTTGTACTTCGTGGGATGCTTTCGCTCTTTGTTGTTTCTTGGCATGTGACAGGCTATCGCGCAGAGTTTCCTCCGTTAGTAAATATTCCAGGACGTGTTGCGGTGTGGATTTTTTTTGGCATATCGGGGTATGTGATTGCGCATGGGTTTATTTCTAAACGTTACAAATACTGCGTAAGTGATTTGAAAGATTTTTACATCAATCGGTTCTTGCGCATATATCCACTGTTTTTTTCATTGAGTTTAATCGGCTGGATTGCTCAGTGGGTTATAACCGGCAATAACCCATTAAGCCTCAGCGACTTGCCAGGGCAGTTTTTTGATCTTCAGTTTAATCAGGGAGACTATCCTTTAGATGGGGTTTTTTGGACACTTGGAATTGAAATCCATTTTTATCTCATAGCTCCGTTGATTGCTTTACTTTTTTTAAGTATGTTGCCTGTATCGAGAATTTTGGCGATAACCTTAGGAATCGTTCTGTATTTGGCTGTAACTTTTCTGAATTATTACTTAGTGAAAAATCAGGGCTGGTCATATGATGGGCGCAACATTGTTGCAAGCTTGCCACACTTTATTGTTGGTATGCTTTCATGTTTGGTAGTCTTTGAGCTTAAACCTAATGTATCGCGGCTAATTTTTTTTACGGTCAGTGCTTTCGCGCTGCTCGGCTACATAAATTGGATTTATCATATGCAGCCGGGTCGATTTTGGTCAACGCAGGGAATTCTATTAGTTGATTTGGTAATATTTACATTCGTTTTAGCGCATGCAAATTTAAAGGCGATTGAATCTAAAACATCTGCCGCGTATAGGGTGGCTTCATATCTTGGGGTGCTCTCTTATGGTATTTATGCTTGGCATCTCGTTTTGATGCAGAACATTCCCACTTTAGCTCATAATGTATTGGCTATAATGATTCTTTCAATAGCGGCAGCACACGTCACCTACCGAATTATCGAGGCGCCTGCTCTCAAGCTAAAGCGCTACCATGAGCGTAGATAGCTTGCCGAAGAAACAAGTGAAGTAACAACAAGGATTATGAATATGAATATTCAAATTATCGCTGAATTGGCACAAGGGTTTGAAGGTTGCCCTCAGCAAGCGCGTTTGCTGATGAAAGCAGCAGCAGCAGCAGGTGCGGATGTGGCCAAATACCAATTAGTCTATGTCGATGAGGTAGCTACCCCCGATTACAAGTATTATGACCTGCTTCGCTCTCTTGAAATGGCTGACGACGTATGGATCGGCTTGGCGGATTATGCGCGTGANNNNNNNNNNNNNNNNNNNNNNNNNNNNNNNNNNNNNNNNNNNNNNNNNNNNNNNNNNNGAATTGGTGTGTCGGCAGTAAAGCTTCATGGGACTGATATCGCGAATATGGGTTTGCTGAATGAGGTCGCGGGCAGTTCTGTAAAAAAAGTACTGCTGGGTGCAGGTGGTGCATATTTCAGCGAACTTCAGCAAGCTATAGATATTCTCTCAAGCAAAGAAATCGTTATTCTTCTTGGCTTTCAGGGCTACCCAACGCCCATTGATGCTAACCAAATTGATCGTGTTCGCTTATTGGTTGAACGCATTGTTAAGGTTCATTCCAATGTAACCATCGGTTTCGCAGATCATGCAGCTCCGTCAAGCCCTTTAAGTCTGGCGTTGGCGGCAGTTGCATTAGGTGCAGGTGCTCGGGTATTCGAGAAGCATCTTACCTTGGGTGAAATAATGAAGCTTGAGGATTATGAGGCCGCACTTAATCCGGACAGGTTCTATGAGTTTTCGACAGCACTGAGAGAGTGTGCCGATGCCTATGGAGTGTCCACCGATGATCCAGATTTTGGTATGAGTGAAGCGGAGAATGGTTACCGAAAAATGATTCGACGTCATGTGGTAACAAAGCGCGCTTTGCAAGCCGGTACGCGCATAGATCAGGGGGATGTTTTACTCAAGCGTAGTGCTGCAGCCAGCCCGTTGACAGATCTAAATGAGGCATATGGTGCAACCGTAAAGCGAGATATGGCAGTTAACGAGGCATTGTTGCCAAGCGATTTGTCGAATAATGGAGTTGTTATATGAGCCGTAGACTTGTAGCTGCACTTGCCTGTCGCAATAATGGCTCGCGTCTTTATGGCAAACCGTTGCAGATGTTGACTGATGGTGTAACGATTCTTGATCAGATTGTTACATCAATTAAAACATTTCCGATGATTGATGAGATAGTTCTGGGTATTTCTGAGGGTAATGCCAATGCACCTTTTGTGGATGTGGCGCATAAGCATGACATCAGTTACATTTATGGTGATCAGCAGGATGTTTTAATGCGACTAATCCAATGCGGAAGGATGGGCGGCGCAACGGATGTATTCCGCGTAACTACCGAATGCCCTTGGTTCGATTATGATTTACTTGAAACAGTATGGCGTAACCATCTGGAGCATGGAAATGATATTACTGTCGCAGACCGTCTTCCGGAGGGGCTGCTATTTGAAATTTGGACGCTCGAATCTCTGGAGAGGTCGCATCAACGCGGCTTACCGGCAGACCGTTCGGAATTTTGTTCGAATTATGCCCGCAAACACCAACAAGAATTTCAAATCGAAATTATTCTTCCCGTGCCTGAGTTGCAGCGAATGGATCTTAGAGTTACCGTTGATTACCCAGAAGACCTGATTCTTTGCCGCGAAATTGCAAAAGCAAACCTCGACACTATGCCGCTTGTGCCCACGAAAAAAATAATCGAGTTTCTTGATTCACGTCCAGACCTAAAGAAACTGGTGGCTCCATTTGTAGTTCAACAACCTGTTTGGGATATATGTTAATGCTTGGGTGTAAATCATGAATAAAATTACCAACTTTATAAAATCGCGCGAGTTCTCTGGTCGTATTCACGATCTGATACCTGGAGGTGCACATACTTATTCAAAGGGTGATGATCAGTTTCCTATCAATGCGCCTGCCGCGATCGTTCGTGGCAAGGGCGCTCATGTGTGGGATCTGGATGGCAACGAGTTTA
The DNA window shown above is from Deltaproteobacteria bacterium GWA2_45_12 and carries:
- a CDS encoding UDP-N-acetylglucosamine 4,6-dehydratase (inverting), which translates into the protein YNPKRLVIYSRDEMKQWEMAKKFEGDPRVVFIIGDVRDKDRLARALDGIDYVIHAAATKIVPTAEYNPFECVKTNIDGAMNLIDACIDRGIKRVVALSTDKASNPINLYGATKLASDKLFVAGNAYAGTHSTRFAVVRYGNVMGSRGSVIPFFMSLVDTGVLPITDARMTRFMITLEQGVELVWHALDDMQGGEIYVKKIPSMTILDIANAVAPGAKHKIIGIRPGEKIHEQMIGLEDAPHTYAYEDHYKILPMIHQWSTDPLRIKGGTKVEEGFMYTSDNNKIWMNVNELQGWIEANRKKIGAI
- a CDS encoding UDP-4-amino-4,6-dideoxy-N-acetyl-beta-L-altrosamine transaminase, yielding MIPYGKHHIDEEDIQAVVDVLKSGILTQGPAIEAFEQAIAGYVGVQYAVAVSSGTAALHLAALAAGVGPGTSLITSPITFVASANAGLYVGGRVVFADIDPDTINMSPLALREAIVRNPDARAVIPVHFAGLPCDMPTIKSLADQAGAVVIEDAAHALGALYPDGRRVGSCAYSLMTIFSFHPVKAIAAGEGGMITTNDEPTYRKLLRLRSHGINKLNDPFQLPEQAETDGVRDPWYYEMQELGFHYRISDMQCGLALSQLKKLDRFIARRLALVKKYDEAFAGMRNCRPAQAVGREQSGHHLYVLQIDFDSIGLSRGKLMQELKSRGIGSQVHYIPVPAHPHYRRLGFRPEDYPNAQKYYQKTLSIPLFYDLTDDQQEQVISSIKEMVG
- a CDS encoding aldo/keto reductase — translated: MYQGNGRVKLALGTVQFGLPYGIANQAGQVTRHEGKAILQLAADNGIDTLDTAIAYGESEQRLGEIGIQGWQIISKLPAIPNDCTDTLQWVAETVRGSLQRLNVKSLYGLLLHRPQQLMEKNGEDLYRALQQLKHDGLVQKIGISIYDPSELDILFDRFQLDLVQAPFNILDHRLIDTGWMNRLAAQGTELHVRSVLLQGLLLMSPTDRPKKFARWYRLWSDWDNWLSINRLTPLQACLCYALSFPQISKVIIGVDSLGQLNEILQAIQSQAPEIPVAIKTDDLDLLNPARWNTLT